A single window of Cytobacillus dafuensis DNA harbors:
- a CDS encoding GAF domain-containing sensor histidine kinase — protein sequence MTLDKRHSNIRILKEIAELLNEGTEVRALLSEVLAKLLHVTGLETGWIFLIQPNGSYELAAMEKLPPALTHSDYEPMCKGDCWCIDRYKKGRLQKAINIIECKRIEDALLAKRNDTNHLTHHATVPLRAGDERFGLLNVGAPYKSHFSDEELALLEAIAFQIGTALKRMKLTELEQENALTAERNRLARDLHDSVNQLLFSLSLTARGGAEMAKDSETKETFSYIQDLAQEALSEMRALIWQLRPRGLENGITSALIGYGQMLGLKVRPIVKGVVSLPSKVEEGLWRIGQEALANCKKHSGQTKVDLFLTIENQKLVMIISDSGYGFYYDHVQTIIPSLGLKSMKDRTEALNGQFILQSSPNRGTRIEIRIPI from the coding sequence GTGACGTTGGATAAACGGCATTCAAATATTCGGATATTAAAGGAAATTGCTGAATTATTAAATGAGGGAACAGAAGTAAGAGCATTATTATCAGAGGTACTTGCTAAATTACTGCATGTAACCGGATTAGAGACGGGGTGGATTTTTTTAATCCAGCCGAATGGGAGTTATGAGCTAGCAGCAATGGAAAAGCTGCCTCCTGCTTTAACACACAGTGATTATGAACCGATGTGTAAAGGAGATTGCTGGTGTATTGACCGCTATAAAAAGGGAAGGCTGCAAAAAGCAATCAATATTATTGAGTGCAAGAGAATAGAGGATGCACTTCTGGCAAAAAGGAATGATACTAATCATCTCACTCATCATGCAACAGTTCCGCTTCGGGCAGGTGATGAACGCTTTGGTCTTCTTAACGTTGGGGCACCTTATAAAAGTCATTTTTCAGATGAAGAGTTGGCATTATTAGAAGCTATTGCCTTTCAAATAGGAACGGCATTAAAAAGAATGAAACTAACGGAACTTGAGCAGGAAAATGCTCTTACTGCGGAAAGAAATCGATTAGCAAGAGATCTTCATGATTCGGTTAATCAGCTCCTTTTCTCTTTAAGCTTAACGGCAAGGGGCGGTGCTGAAATGGCAAAGGATTCTGAAACAAAGGAAACCTTTTCCTATATTCAAGATTTAGCACAGGAAGCTTTAAGTGAAATGAGAGCATTAATTTGGCAGCTGCGTCCTAGGGGCCTTGAGAATGGAATTACAAGTGCTCTTATTGGTTATGGTCAAATGTTAGGGCTGAAAGTTCGACCGATTGTAAAAGGTGTTGTTTCTTTGCCAAGTAAGGTAGAAGAGGGATTATGGAGAATCGGTCAAGAAGCTCTAGCAAATTGCAAAAAGCATTCAGGGCAAACCAAAGTTGATTTATTTTTAACTATTGAAAATCAAAAATTAGTCATGATTATTTCGGATAGTGGTTATGGATTTTATTATGATCATGTACAAACGATAATTCCTTCGCTCGGTTTAAAAAGTATGAAAGATCGTACTGAGGCGTTAAATGGGCAATTTATACTCCAAAGTTCCCCGAATAGAGGGACGAGAATTGAAATAAGGATACCTATATAA
- a CDS encoding response regulator encodes MTIRVLIADDHHVVRRGLVFFLKTQPDIEIVGEAQHGKEAVELAVSLKPDILLMDLEMPVMNGIEATRKIKILCPDIKIMMLTSFSDQDHVIPAIEAGASGYQLKDIEPDELVKAIRQLMKGESQLHPKATSHLLTHLSAQNKEERKPLDALTKREIDVLKEIANGKSNKEIAADLFITEKTVKTHVSNLLSKLELADRTQAALFAVRNGLIS; translated from the coding sequence ATGACGATTCGAGTTCTCATTGCAGATGATCATCATGTTGTAAGGCGCGGACTGGTTTTTTTTCTGAAAACTCAACCGGATATTGAAATAGTAGGGGAAGCTCAGCATGGAAAAGAGGCTGTAGAATTGGCAGTCAGCCTAAAGCCAGATATTTTACTAATGGATTTAGAAATGCCTGTTATGAATGGAATTGAAGCAACACGCAAAATAAAAATATTATGTCCAGACATTAAGATTATGATGTTAACAAGCTTTTCTGATCAAGATCATGTTATCCCTGCCATTGAGGCTGGTGCTTCCGGCTATCAATTAAAAGATATTGAACCGGATGAGCTTGTAAAGGCAATTAGACAATTAATGAAAGGAGAATCCCAATTACACCCAAAAGCAACGTCGCATCTTTTAACCCATTTATCAGCTCAAAACAAAGAAGAGAGAAAGCCTTTAGATGCACTGACAAAGAGAGAAATTGATGTCTTGAAGGAAATTGCTAATGGTAAGAGCAATAAAGAGATTGCTGCAGATTTATTTATTACAGAAAAAACTGTTAAAACACATGTCTCCAATCTTCTATCAAAGCTTGAGCTTGCCGATCGGACCCAAGCAGCACTTTTCGCTGTACGTAACGGTTTGATTAGTTAG
- a CDS encoding YhdB family protein, protein MNKLDYDRALYYTHRSEWDNLLILMVRTEDQFLSKKIEYFLHAYNFEKDYSTIEKHLYSLLRYIEHANDSSFNELSDTLYQLP, encoded by the coding sequence ATGAATAAATTAGATTATGACCGAGCGCTATATTACACCCATCGGTCTGAATGGGATAATTTATTAATTTTGATGGTACGGACTGAAGATCAATTCCTTTCGAAAAAAATTGAATACTTTCTGCATGCCTATAATTTCGAAAAAGATTACTCCACCATTGAAAAACATTTATATTCTTTACTCAGATACATCGAACATGCAAATGATTCATCATTTAACGAACTGTCTGATACGCTATACCAGTTGCCTTAA
- a CDS encoding DUF3889 domain-containing protein — MKRIFLIIVMVGLFMNTGNRVLANSEQPDYEKYGRIAIAVVKEDYPGEAVVEYQYKGRQKVSESDVMDIFTFQVKENTKPVTVIVKIWHSPQIKKFLKMTVEEQKG, encoded by the coding sequence ATGAAAAGGATCTTCTTAATTATTGTGATGGTTGGCTTATTTATGAATACTGGAAATAGGGTATTAGCTAATTCCGAACAGCCAGATTACGAAAAATACGGCCGGATCGCAATCGCAGTTGTTAAAGAGGACTACCCAGGTGAGGCAGTTGTGGAATATCAGTATAAAGGAAGGCAAAAAGTTTCTGAATCAGATGTTATGGATATCTTTACTTTTCAAGTGAAAGAGAATACTAAACCTGTCACAGTAATAGTGAAAATATGGCATAGTCCACAAATTAAAAAGTTTCTAAAAATGACTGTCGAAGAACAAAAGGGGTAA
- a CDS encoding YitT family protein, which translates to MEKTHKKESKKHIIYRYIMLLVGASLAALSIELFLIPNSIIDGGIIGISLLVNHLTNISFGILVFLFNVPFLYFGYKQIGKNFAFSSLFGIIALAIIEPQLHHLSPFTQEPLLATVFGGLLLGTGVGIVIRHGGALDGTEILGILLTKKLPFSIGEFVMFFNIFVFSWAGFVLGWEQAMYSIITYYIASKMIDTVVQGFEGDTKAVIIVSDHYEEISDAIIGRLGRSVTKLMGKGGFKDNEKEVIYVVVTRLEISKLKSIIGEIDPNAFTTIMDTQEAHGSKFKSAIH; encoded by the coding sequence ATGGAAAAAACACATAAGAAAGAAAGTAAAAAACATATTATTTATCGTTACATCATGTTATTGGTTGGGGCTTCATTAGCTGCCTTATCCATTGAATTGTTTTTAATTCCTAATTCCATTATTGATGGAGGAATAATCGGTATCTCCTTGCTTGTAAACCATCTAACAAATATTAGTTTTGGAATTCTTGTATTTCTTTTTAATGTTCCTTTTCTATATTTTGGATATAAACAAATTGGGAAAAACTTCGCTTTTTCTTCTCTTTTTGGCATTATTGCATTAGCTATAATAGAACCTCAATTGCATCATCTCTCACCATTTACTCAAGAACCTTTATTAGCTACCGTGTTTGGAGGATTATTACTAGGTACAGGGGTTGGAATTGTCATCCGACATGGCGGAGCTTTAGATGGAACTGAAATTCTCGGAATCCTACTGACAAAAAAGCTTCCTTTTTCTATCGGGGAGTTTGTCATGTTTTTTAATATCTTCGTTTTTAGCTGGGCAGGCTTTGTATTAGGATGGGAGCAAGCGATGTATTCAATTATTACATACTATATTGCATCGAAAATGATTGATACGGTTGTTCAAGGCTTTGAGGGAGATACTAAAGCCGTCATCATTGTTTCTGACCATTATGAAGAAATCTCCGACGCTATCATCGGGCGCTTAGGCCGCAGTGTAACAAAATTAATGGGCAAGGGCGGCTTTAAAGACAATGAAAAAGAAGTAATCTACGTTGTGGTTACCCGCTTAGAAATATCCAAGCTTAAAAGCATTATCGGCGAAATCGATCCAAATGCTTTTACAACGATCATGGATACACAGGAAGCTCATGGAAGTAAATTTAAATCTGCAATACATTAG
- a CDS encoding phospho-sugar mutase, whose translation MNWKIKAERWLQNEYLDQHLQEELHSLKKDEKRLEDAFYKDLEFGTGGMRGELGAGTNRMNIYTVRKASAGLAAYIEENGLEAKKQGVVIAYDSRHMSPEFAMEAAKTLATKGIQTYVFKELRPTPELSFAVRDLKAFSGIVITASHNPPEYNGFKVYGADGSQLPPSVADIVISKVNEIENELLINVMEEEALKKQGLIKMIGEEVDSKYLNQLVTISENPSLGNEVDLSIVFTPLHGTANKPVRNALQALNYKHVHVVKEQELPDPEFSTVKSPNPEEKSAFELAIKVGDEKNADLLIATDPDADRLGIAVRNLAGEFVLLTGNQTGALLLHYILSQKKEKNSLPENGIILKTIVTSELGRKIASSFGVETVDVLTGFKFIAEKMKEYDTTREYQFLFGYEESYGYLIGDFARDKDAVQAAVLAAEAAAYYKKKGMSLYEGLIALFDQYGYFLEDLQSLTLRGKTGAETIQKILASFRSAPLQQLSEIKVIAVEDYLTSVRSESNGIEKSIDLPKSNVIKYFFEDGTWVCLRPSGTEPKIKFYFGINGITFEDSKQKLTAIKDDFMSIVEQKMSSSSVK comes from the coding sequence ATGAATTGGAAAATAAAAGCCGAACGTTGGCTTCAAAATGAATATTTAGATCAACATTTACAAGAGGAATTGCACTCCTTAAAAAAGGATGAAAAGAGACTTGAAGATGCTTTTTATAAAGATTTAGAGTTTGGAACTGGCGGAATGCGCGGGGAACTCGGAGCTGGAACAAATCGGATGAATATTTACACTGTGCGAAAAGCCTCCGCAGGATTAGCTGCATACATAGAAGAGAATGGGCTAGAAGCAAAGAAGCAAGGAGTTGTTATAGCATATGATTCCCGGCATATGTCACCTGAATTTGCGATGGAGGCAGCGAAAACACTTGCGACTAAAGGTATTCAAACATATGTTTTTAAAGAATTACGTCCTACCCCAGAATTATCCTTTGCTGTACGTGATTTAAAGGCATTTTCCGGTATTGTTATAACAGCAAGCCATAATCCACCAGAATATAACGGATTTAAGGTGTATGGAGCTGATGGGTCTCAGCTTCCTCCAAGTGTAGCGGATATTGTTATTTCAAAAGTGAATGAAATTGAAAATGAACTTTTGATTAATGTGATGGAGGAAGAAGCATTAAAGAAGCAGGGATTAATCAAAATGATTGGGGAAGAGGTTGACAGTAAGTATTTGAATCAGCTCGTTACGATTTCGGAGAATCCTTCTCTTGGTAATGAAGTAGATCTTTCAATCGTTTTCACACCATTGCATGGAACAGCAAATAAACCGGTAAGGAATGCGTTACAAGCATTAAACTACAAACATGTTCATGTAGTTAAAGAACAAGAACTTCCTGATCCTGAATTTTCCACTGTAAAGAGTCCGAATCCAGAGGAAAAATCAGCTTTTGAGCTGGCGATTAAGGTAGGAGACGAGAAGAATGCAGATTTGTTAATTGCTACAGATCCAGATGCGGATAGACTAGGAATTGCCGTACGTAATCTAGCTGGAGAATTCGTGCTTTTAACTGGAAACCAGACAGGTGCATTACTTCTTCATTATATTTTGTCACAGAAAAAAGAAAAAAATAGCCTACCAGAAAACGGAATTATCTTAAAAACGATTGTTACATCTGAGTTAGGAAGAAAAATCGCCTCCTCATTCGGTGTTGAAACAGTTGATGTCTTGACAGGGTTTAAATTTATTGCTGAAAAAATGAAGGAATACGATACTACAAGGGAATATCAATTTTTATTTGGTTACGAAGAAAGCTATGGCTATTTAATTGGAGATTTTGCACGGGATAAGGATGCTGTTCAAGCTGCCGTATTAGCTGCAGAGGCTGCTGCTTATTATAAGAAAAAAGGTATGTCCTTATACGAAGGTTTAATTGCCCTTTTTGATCAGTATGGCTATTTCCTTGAAGACCTCCAATCATTAACACTTAGAGGAAAGACTGGTGCTGAGACAATCCAAAAAATATTAGCCTCCTTCCGTTCGGCTCCATTACAACAGCTAAGTGAAATTAAGGTTATTGCCGTAGAGGATTATTTAACGAGTGTACGAAGTGAAAGCAATGGAATAGAAAAATCAATTGACCTTCCAAAATCAAATGTAATAAAATACTTTTTTGAAGACGGAACTTGGGTTTGCTTAAGGCCATCAGGTACTGAGCCAAAAATTAAATTTTATTTTGGGATCAATGGAATAACTTTTGAAGATAGTAAACAGAAATTAACTGCGATTAAAGATGATTTCATGTCCATTGTTGAACAAAAAATGAGCTCTTCTTCTGTAAAATAA
- a CDS encoding thioredoxin family protein yields MKKVIIFLGIIVILFAAIGILTKMQNEEKVSEKNPYGKDALHPETIKQLDDPNYQNLILPDELKEKLDNKEDVTVYFYSPTCSHCQRTTPVVAPLAKEMKVDLVQYNLLEFENGWDKYGITETPTIVQYKDGEEVERITGYQDEEVFKKWFNENSK; encoded by the coding sequence ATGAAAAAAGTAATTATATTTCTTGGAATTATTGTCATTCTCTTCGCAGCTATTGGAATACTAACAAAGATGCAAAATGAAGAAAAAGTTTCAGAAAAAAATCCATATGGCAAAGATGCACTTCATCCAGAAACGATTAAACAGCTTGATGACCCAAATTATCAAAATCTGATTCTTCCAGATGAATTAAAAGAAAAATTAGATAATAAAGAGGATGTTACTGTCTATTTTTACAGTCCTACTTGCTCTCACTGCCAAAGAACAACTCCGGTTGTAGCTCCTCTGGCAAAAGAGATGAAAGTAGATCTTGTTCAATATAACTTACTGGAATTTGAAAACGGGTGGGACAAATACGGAATTACTGAAACACCAACAATTGTCCAATATAAAGATGGTGAAGAGGTAGAGAGAATTACCGGTTATCAAGATGAAGAAGTATTTAAAAAATGGTTTAATGAAAACAGCAAATAA
- a CDS encoding RluA family pseudouridine synthase, with the protein MQTKRFGEWYELTIPLDWDGLTIDFIMRNVWKASKKQIHTMRMEKQIKVNGEFINWNNPLQPGDRLQLRLFLDEDFGVIPEYAEVEILYEDDHMIVFNKPANMDTHPNEPEQTNTLSNAAAFHLQAQGEFRKIKHVHRLDRDTTGAVLFAKHALAGSILDKMLEERIIKRTYLALVHGKIKTKKGSIHEPIGRDRHHPTRRRVSQSGQPAITHYELIKSYPKQNLSLLKCQLDTGRTHQIRVHLSHIGHPLAGDLLYGGQPIFNRQALHAVKLEIPHPFTMEKISCFTNLPKEESHTSFKLTNYLQVLPEEL; encoded by the coding sequence ATGCAAACAAAAAGGTTTGGAGAATGGTATGAATTAACCATTCCGCTTGATTGGGATGGGTTAACAATAGATTTCATTATGAGAAATGTATGGAAAGCATCTAAAAAGCAAATTCATACGATGAGAATGGAAAAACAAATAAAGGTAAATGGAGAGTTCATCAATTGGAATAATCCCCTCCAACCAGGAGACAGGCTGCAATTAAGGTTATTCCTTGATGAAGATTTTGGTGTAATTCCTGAATATGCAGAGGTGGAAATTCTATATGAAGATGACCATATGATTGTTTTTAATAAGCCTGCAAATATGGATACTCATCCTAATGAGCCTGAGCAAACAAATACATTATCAAATGCAGCTGCCTTTCATTTACAGGCACAGGGCGAATTTCGGAAAATTAAGCATGTTCATCGCTTAGACCGTGATACAACTGGAGCCGTTCTATTTGCGAAGCATGCCCTTGCAGGGAGTATATTGGATAAGATGCTTGAGGAGAGAATCATTAAAAGGACCTATCTAGCCCTTGTGCATGGTAAGATTAAGACGAAGAAGGGCTCTATTCATGAGCCAATAGGCCGTGATCGTCATCATCCGACGAGGCGCAGAGTTTCTCAGAGCGGTCAGCCAGCTATTACCCATTATGAATTAATTAAATCATATCCAAAACAAAATTTATCTTTGCTAAAATGCCAGCTGGATACTGGCCGTACACATCAAATTCGTGTCCATTTAAGCCATATTGGACATCCCTTAGCAGGTGACCTTTTATATGGCGGACAACCAATTTTTAATCGCCAAGCCTTACATGCGGTAAAACTTGAAATTCCTCATCCATTTACAATGGAAAAAATAAGCTGTTTTACTAATCTTCCGAAAGAGGAGAGTCATACATCCTTTAAACTAACTAATTATCTGCAAGTTTTGCCCGAAGAGCTTTAA
- a CDS encoding SpoVR family protein: MIEEESKELQYAIEEITEIAKGFGLDYYPMRYEICPADIIYTFGAYGMPTRFSHWSFGKQFFKMKLHYDLGLSKIYELVINSNPCYAFLLDSNSLIQNKLIVAHVLAHCDFFKNNVRFQNTKRDMVESMAATAERIRQYEILHGKKEVETFLDAVLAIEEHIDPSLMRPKLAWNMDDIEEEEEETALSSPYDDLWNLDDRNNKKPEQKKKRKKFPPQPEKDLLLFIESYSRELSDWQRDILTMMREEMLYFWPQLETKIMNEGWASYWHQRILREMDLTSGESLEFAKLNAGVVQPSRTSINPYYLGLKIFEDIEDRYNNPTEKMKKRGVEPGSGREKMFEVREIESDISFLRNYLTKDLVMKEDMYLFQKQGKDYKVVDKQWENVRDKLVNMRVNGGFPYLTVNDGDYLKNGELYLKHWFEGIELDLKYLEKVLPYIHQLWGRSVHIETIVEAKNMLFTYDGKGIHRKYL; this comes from the coding sequence ATGATCGAAGAGGAAAGTAAAGAGCTGCAATATGCCATAGAGGAAATTACTGAAATCGCTAAAGGCTTTGGATTAGATTATTATCCGATGCGCTATGAAATTTGTCCGGCAGACATTATCTATACATTCGGTGCCTATGGAATGCCGACACGATTTTCCCATTGGAGCTTTGGCAAACAGTTTTTCAAAATGAAGCTTCACTATGATCTTGGGCTCTCAAAGATTTATGAGCTCGTGATCAACTCTAATCCATGCTATGCCTTTTTGCTCGACTCCAACTCACTGATCCAAAATAAATTAATTGTCGCACATGTCCTAGCTCATTGTGATTTCTTTAAAAATAATGTTCGCTTTCAAAACACAAAACGCGATATGGTAGAAAGTATGGCGGCTACAGCCGAAAGAATTAGACAATATGAAATTTTGCATGGAAAAAAAGAAGTGGAAACCTTTCTTGATGCTGTTCTAGCTATTGAGGAGCATATTGATCCCTCACTAATGCGACCAAAGCTTGCATGGAATATGGATGATATTGAAGAAGAAGAGGAAGAAACAGCTTTATCCTCTCCATATGATGATTTATGGAATCTTGATGATAGAAATAATAAAAAACCTGAACAAAAAAAGAAGAGAAAGAAATTTCCCCCTCAGCCTGAGAAGGATTTACTTTTATTTATCGAAAGCTACAGCAGAGAATTATCAGACTGGCAGCGAGATATCTTAACAATGATGCGAGAAGAAATGCTTTATTTCTGGCCACAGCTCGAAACAAAAATCATGAATGAAGGCTGGGCATCGTACTGGCATCAGCGCATCTTACGAGAAATGGATTTAACGAGTGGAGAGTCATTAGAATTTGCAAAGCTGAATGCTGGCGTCGTCCAGCCATCAAGAACAAGCATAAATCCGTATTATTTAGGCTTAAAGATTTTCGAGGATATAGAAGATCGATATAATAATCCAACAGAAAAGATGAAAAAACGTGGGGTTGAACCAGGATCAGGCAGAGAAAAAATGTTCGAGGTGCGTGAAATCGAATCAGATATATCCTTCTTGCGCAACTATTTAACAAAGGATCTTGTTATGAAGGAGGATATGTATTTATTCCAGAAACAAGGGAAGGATTACAAGGTTGTTGACAAGCAATGGGAAAATGTCCGTGATAAGCTTGTCAATATGCGCGTAAACGGAGGTTTTCCGTATTTAACAGTCAATGACGGGGATTATCTAAAAAATGGAGAGCTATACTTAAAACACTGGTTCGAAGGTATTGAGCTTGACCTCAAATATTTAGAAAAAGTTCTCCCATATATTCACCAGCTATGGGGCAGAAGCGTACACATTGAAACGATCGTAGAAGCTAAAAATATGCTGTTTACCTACGATGGGAAAGGGATTCATCGTAAATATCTATAA
- a CDS encoding SDR family oxidoreductase — protein MLKGQVAIVTGASRGIGKEIALKLAKQGMKLAIVGSSNSIFQSAEELKQKGYNDVIAIQADVTLEDQVNTVIEKALNEYKQIDLLVNNAGVGFFKKVEETTLDEWRKVFDVNVQGVFLGAKAVLPHMKERKSGTIITISSDVARYTIPNGSAYTATKYAVQGFSGSLAQEVREFGIRVGTINPGMVDTYFAESQQGLEEKKDWLKVEDIANAVVYMASAPSHMMIDEIVLHPFVQNYPIA, from the coding sequence TTGTTAAAAGGACAAGTTGCAATCGTTACAGGTGCATCAAGAGGGATTGGCAAAGAAATCGCTTTAAAGCTTGCTAAACAGGGGATGAAGCTTGCTATTGTAGGCAGCTCTAACAGTATTTTTCAATCAGCTGAAGAATTAAAGCAAAAGGGATATAATGATGTGATTGCCATTCAAGCTGATGTTACGCTTGAGGATCAAGTAAATACAGTCATTGAAAAAGCTTTAAATGAATATAAGCAAATTGATCTCCTTGTCAATAATGCAGGTGTAGGCTTCTTTAAAAAGGTTGAAGAAACGACGCTGGATGAATGGAGAAAGGTCTTCGATGTAAATGTTCAAGGAGTATTCCTTGGAGCTAAGGCTGTTCTTCCGCATATGAAAGAACGCAAATCGGGAACGATTATTACGATTTCATCAGATGTAGCTAGATACACGATCCCAAATGGCTCTGCTTATACAGCAACAAAATATGCTGTTCAAGGCTTCTCGGGTTCATTGGCACAGGAAGTTAGAGAATTTGGAATTAGAGTAGGAACGATCAATCCTGGAATGGTTGATACATACTTTGCAGAATCACAGCAAGGGCTTGAGGAGAAAAAAGACTGGCTTAAAGTGGAAGATATCGCAAATGCGGTTGTATATATGGCGTCCGCTCCAAGCCATATGATGATCGACGAAATTGTCCTCCATCCTTTTGTACAAAATTATCCGATTGCATAA
- a CDS encoding disulfide oxidoreductase produces the protein MEKANKDNRESILFISWAASVIAMFGSLYFSEIRQYEPCTLCWYQRIVMYPFVIILGIAVIRKDYRISLYTMILSAIGACISLYHYSIQKIPFLADHAASCGRVPCTGQYINWLGFITIPFLALTAFIIIFICSYLLWKKTREVK, from the coding sequence ATGGAAAAAGCAAATAAAGATAATCGTGAATCTATACTTTTTATTTCATGGGCTGCATCTGTCATTGCTATGTTCGGAAGCCTTTATTTTTCAGAGATTCGTCAATACGAGCCTTGCACACTTTGCTGGTACCAGCGAATTGTCATGTACCCCTTTGTTATTATATTAGGGATTGCGGTTATTCGAAAGGATTATCGAATCAGCCTCTATACAATGATTCTATCTGCCATTGGTGCTTGTATTTCACTTTACCATTATTCGATCCAAAAGATTCCATTTTTAGCGGATCACGCTGCTTCCTGCGGCAGGGTTCCATGTACTGGTCAATATATTAATTGGTTAGGGTTTATTACAATTCCCTTTCTAGCATTGACTGCCTTTATTATAATATTTATTTGCAGTTATTTACTTTGGAAAAAAACAAGAGAGGTTAAATAA
- a CDS encoding YhcU family protein translates to MKVVFASTPEQEQEIKELVQYVYSNIFPLYFLDEDIKEYERLKILHTTTRHFEYFGTLKEAYQVIGSLQTIIAILKSQNLDARYESMFENNVQILKDFGLSFPFSFSHFFGVRMAKDEIMSLYIKAANQLLI, encoded by the coding sequence GTGAAAGTCGTCTTTGCATCAACTCCTGAACAAGAACAGGAAATCAAGGAACTCGTTCAATACGTATATTCGAATATATTTCCTCTTTATTTTTTAGATGAGGATATAAAGGAATATGAGCGCCTGAAGATTTTACATACTACGACAAGACATTTTGAATACTTTGGAACTCTAAAAGAAGCATATCAGGTTATCGGTAGCTTGCAAACAATAATAGCGATTCTGAAATCCCAAAATCTAGACGCAAGGTATGAAAGCATGTTCGAAAATAATGTTCAAATCTTAAAAGATTTCGGACTTTCTTTTCCATTTTCATTTAGCCATTTTTTTGGAGTAAGAATGGCTAAGGATGAAATTATGAGTCTGTACATTAAAGCAGCAAATCAATTACTAATATAG
- a CDS encoding GlsB/YeaQ/YmgE family stress response membrane protein, with protein sequence MFTFLWSLIIGGIIGWIAGMIVGRDIPGGVFGNIIAGFVGAWLGALIFGNWGPDIAGFAIIPALIGAVLLVFLLSLIMKSFRKTTD encoded by the coding sequence ATGTTTACCTTTTTATGGTCATTAATTATAGGTGGAATTATAGGTTGGATTGCAGGCATGATTGTAGGGCGTGATATACCTGGTGGTGTTTTTGGTAATATTATTGCAGGATTTGTCGGAGCTTGGTTAGGTGCTTTAATCTTTGGAAATTGGGGTCCAGATATTGCTGGTTTTGCAATTATTCCTGCCTTAATCGGTGCAGTACTGCTTGTTTTCCTACTAAGCCTCATCATGAAATCCTTCAGAAAAACAACTGATTGA